One Methylobacterium sp. AMS5 genomic region harbors:
- a CDS encoding Hint domain-containing protein, producing MLASQPNGAGGASSYIILSNSPLTPGQVVNVSNASLGDYNVLCFGSGTHILTERGEVAVEDLRERDVAVTASGARRTITWIGHRVLDGGGRALHHDRQPVRVRAGAFGGGLPKRDLFLSPGHPVLVGADADNEGGVLVPVMCLINGTTVTREPVASVTYWHVELDSHDILLAEGLPAESYIDGGDRAFFSEASDHALHNPDFMPAGWGARCRPVAVDGPQVEAERLRLGTVFAAILNRHGAWSDGALAL from the coding sequence GTGCTCGCAAGCCAGCCGAACGGAGCCGGCGGCGCCAGCAGCTACATCATTCTGTCGAACAGCCCGCTCACGCCCGGACAGGTCGTCAACGTGAGCAATGCGTCCCTGGGCGACTACAACGTCCTCTGTTTCGGCTCGGGCACCCACATCCTGACCGAGCGCGGCGAGGTGGCCGTCGAGGATCTGCGCGAGCGGGACGTCGCCGTCACCGCGTCCGGCGCGCGCCGGACGATCACCTGGATCGGCCATCGCGTCCTCGACGGCGGCGGCAGGGCCCTGCACCACGACCGGCAGCCCGTCCGCGTGCGCGCGGGTGCCTTCGGCGGCGGTCTGCCCAAGCGCGATCTCTTCCTCTCGCCGGGCCACCCGGTTCTGGTCGGGGCCGATGCCGACAACGAGGGCGGCGTGCTCGTGCCCGTCATGTGCCTGATCAACGGCACCACGGTCACCCGTGAGCCGGTCGCCAGCGTCACCTACTGGCACGTCGAACTCGACAGCCACGACATCCTGCTCGCCGAGGGCCTGCCGGCTGAGAGCTACATCGACGGCGGCGACCGCGCCTTCTTCTCGGAAGCCTCCGACCACGCCCTGCACAACCCCGACTTCATGCCCGCGGGCTGGGGCGCCCGCTGCCGGCCGGTCGCAGTGGATGGGCCTCAGGTCGAGGCCGAACGCCTGCGCCTCGGCACCGTCTTCGCCGCCATCCTGAACCGGCACGGCGCATGGTCGGACGGAGCGCTGGCGCTGTAG
- a CDS encoding response regulator transcription factor: MRILVVEDEPRIAADISEGLERAGYVAEIVGDGEAAWFRAETETYDAMVLDLGLPRLDGLGVLRRLRGADVALPVLILTARDGWRERVEGIDAGADDYLVKPFRMEELVARLRAILRRTAGHASPVLRAGAVELDTRTRAVSVAGREADLTALEYRLLAFLLHRQGQVVAAGELLDHLHGSDSDREANALEALLTRLRRKLGPGIIETRRGHGYLVPSDPP; this comes from the coding sequence ATGCGCATCCTCGTCGTAGAAGACGAGCCGCGCATCGCGGCCGACATCAGCGAGGGTCTGGAGCGGGCCGGCTACGTCGCCGAGATCGTCGGCGACGGCGAGGCGGCGTGGTTCCGGGCCGAGACCGAGACTTACGACGCCATGGTGCTCGACCTCGGCCTGCCGCGGCTCGACGGCCTCGGCGTGCTGCGCCGCCTGCGCGGGGCCGACGTCGCCCTGCCGGTGCTGATCCTCACGGCCCGCGACGGCTGGCGCGAGCGGGTCGAGGGGATCGACGCGGGCGCCGACGACTACCTCGTCAAGCCGTTCCGGATGGAGGAGCTGGTGGCGCGGCTGCGCGCCATCCTGCGCCGCACCGCCGGCCACGCCTCTCCCGTCCTGCGGGCCGGCGCGGTCGAACTCGACACCCGCACCCGCGCGGTCTCGGTGGCGGGCCGCGAGGCCGACCTCACCGCGCTCGAATACCGCCTGCTCGCCTTCCTGCTCCACCGCCAGGGGCAGGTCGTGGCGGCGGGCGAGCTGCTCGACCATCTCCACGGCAGCGACAGCGACCGCGAGGCCAACGCGCTGGAGGCTCTGCTGACCCGGCTGCGGCGCAAGCTCGGCCCCGGCATCATCGAGACCCGCCGCGGCCACGGCTACCTCGTGCCGTCCGATCCGCCGTGA
- a CDS encoding TonB-dependent siderophore receptor — MFEDRAVSARPAPRAGRISRLLASTFLSGTALLGLAVPGLAQEAAGAVELSELSVTGEGRGATLGGALYGPGGASGAVPGYVASRSTVATKTDTPILETAQSISVIGRKQIEDQNALSINQALRYTPSVTTEQRGGAGSSRLEQFLIRGFTAPVFLDGMALLGGRDANATIDPYRLERIDVIKGPASVLYGQSGPGGIVNLVSKVPQFVRHGEVFVQGGGFSEVRGGVDVGGPIPSDVPWLADQFAYRIVGFGWNGDGPVDTTRVERALINPSLTWRPSADTQLTLIGNYQRDPFSGFYGGFPAVGTVFPRNFGNGVIGRLPVNFYDGDRGVERSDRTQASIEYLFDHRFSENLRFHSAGRYLRTQGDYRSVYSAFNPRNGPFASGPLIPRAVIAANVAAEAYTMDSNFVANFDTGFIAHTALLGVDHRTFSTRTSGSPFPDAPDLNVLAPNYDMNIAVPAFNTVSRVDAQQTGVYFQDQMKFDRLVLTLGGRYDVARQTGPTRSFAANGTSTLTLQNAPADAFTGRASLLYLFDSGVAPYVSYSQAFEPIVAGRVFDPAFGTVGRVPDPQLSDQYEAGIKYQPPGTDILLTAAFFDIRQSNRTTADPARQGFVVQTGQVGVQGMEFEARVNLTEGVTLVGGFSLLDIRNVRDDGRTANDLTPGQTVPLQGRSPVLVPDSTASLLATYRFSEGPLLGLEVGGGVRYLGPSWGDAANTFKVPASVLVDATLNYELKYLDATLQGFSMQVNANNLLDERYVSGCNGYTSCYYGLPQTVYATLRYRW; from the coding sequence ATGTTCGAAGATCGCGCCGTTTCCGCTCGGCCGGCTCCGCGTGCGGGCCGGATCTCACGCCTGCTTGCCTCGACATTTCTGTCAGGAACGGCCCTGCTCGGCCTCGCCGTGCCGGGCCTCGCACAGGAGGCGGCCGGCGCCGTCGAACTGTCCGAGTTGAGCGTGACCGGCGAGGGCCGCGGCGCCACACTCGGCGGCGCGCTGTACGGCCCCGGCGGCGCCTCGGGCGCGGTGCCGGGCTACGTCGCCAGCCGCAGCACCGTCGCCACCAAGACCGACACGCCGATCCTGGAGACGGCCCAGTCGATCTCCGTCATCGGCCGCAAGCAGATCGAGGACCAGAACGCGCTCAGCATTAACCAGGCGCTGCGCTACACCCCAAGCGTCACCACCGAGCAGCGCGGCGGCGCCGGCTCGAGCCGCCTGGAGCAGTTCCTGATCCGCGGTTTCACCGCGCCGGTCTTCCTCGACGGTATGGCGCTGCTCGGGGGACGCGACGCCAACGCCACGATCGATCCCTACCGGCTGGAGCGCATCGACGTCATCAAGGGCCCGGCCTCGGTGCTCTACGGACAGTCGGGTCCGGGCGGCATCGTCAACCTCGTGTCGAAGGTGCCGCAATTCGTCCGGCACGGCGAGGTCTTCGTCCAGGGCGGCGGCTTCAGCGAGGTGCGCGGCGGCGTCGATGTCGGCGGCCCGATCCCATCCGACGTGCCCTGGCTCGCCGACCAGTTCGCCTACCGCATCGTCGGTTTCGGCTGGAACGGCGACGGCCCCGTGGACACGACGCGGGTCGAGCGGGCGCTGATCAACCCGAGCCTGACCTGGCGGCCCTCCGCCGACACCCAGCTCACGCTCATCGGCAACTACCAGCGCGATCCGTTCTCGGGCTTCTACGGCGGCTTCCCGGCGGTGGGCACGGTGTTCCCGCGCAACTTCGGCAACGGCGTCATCGGCCGCCTGCCGGTGAACTTCTACGACGGCGACCGCGGCGTCGAGCGCTCGGACCGGACCCAGGCCTCGATCGAGTACCTGTTCGATCACCGCTTCAGCGAGAACCTGCGCTTCCACTCGGCCGGGCGCTACCTGCGCACCCAGGGCGATTACCGCAGCGTCTACAGCGCCTTCAATCCCCGCAATGGGCCGTTCGCCTCGGGCCCGCTGATTCCGCGCGCCGTCATCGCAGCCAACGTGGCGGCGGAAGCCTACACGATGGACAGCAACTTCGTCGCCAACTTCGACACCGGCTTCATCGCCCACACCGCCCTGCTCGGCGTCGATCACCGCACCTTCAGCACCCGGACCAGCGGCTCCCCGTTCCCGGATGCGCCGGACCTGAACGTGCTGGCGCCGAACTACGACATGAACATCGCGGTCCCGGCCTTCAACACCGTTTCGCGGGTCGATGCGCAGCAGACCGGCGTCTACTTCCAGGATCAAATGAAGTTCGACCGCCTCGTGCTGACGCTGGGCGGGCGCTACGACGTCGCGCGCCAGACGGGGCCGACCCGCTCCTTTGCCGCGAACGGAACCAGCACCCTGACGCTCCAGAACGCGCCGGCCGACGCCTTCACCGGCCGGGCGAGCCTGCTCTACCTGTTCGATTCGGGCGTGGCGCCGTACGTGTCCTACAGTCAGGCCTTCGAACCGATCGTCGCGGGCCGCGTGTTCGATCCGGCCTTCGGCACCGTCGGCCGCGTGCCCGATCCGCAATTGAGCGACCAGTACGAAGCCGGCATCAAGTACCAGCCGCCGGGCACCGACATCCTGCTCACCGCCGCCTTCTTCGACATCCGCCAGTCGAACCGCACGACCGCGGACCCGGCGCGCCAAGGCTTCGTCGTCCAGACCGGTCAGGTCGGCGTGCAGGGCATGGAGTTCGAGGCGCGGGTGAACCTCACCGAGGGCGTCACCCTGGTCGGCGGCTTCTCGCTCCTCGACATCCGCAACGTCCGGGACGACGGCCGAACCGCCAACGACCTGACCCCGGGTCAGACGGTGCCGCTCCAGGGCCGCAGCCCGGTTCTGGTACCGGATTCCACCGCCTCGCTGCTGGCGACCTACCGCTTCAGCGAGGGGCCGCTCCTCGGCCTCGAAGTCGGCGGCGGCGTGCGCTACCTCGGACCGTCCTGGGGCGATGCGGCCAACACCTTCAAGGTGCCGGCCAGCGTGCTGGTCGACGCCACGCTCAACTATGAGCTGAAGTACCTCGACGCGACGCTCCAGGGCTTCTCGATGCAGGTGAACGCCAACAACCTCCTCGACGAGCGCTACGTCAGCGGCTGCAACGGCTACACCAGTTGCTATTACGGCCTGCCGCAGACCGTCTATGCAACCTTGCGCTATCGCTGGTAG
- a CDS encoding PepSY-associated TM helix domain-containing protein translates to MKGSFRQSMAWLHTWSGLIVGWVLFAIFVTGTASYYRPDISRWMRPEFTRAEPLEAAALGAAAEHAVAYLGQHATKARTWFVGLPQPDNPVLDLFWRTRPGERPGHVLLDPRTGTESTVRDTQGGDFLYRFHFELHMPPLWGRWVVGFCAMIMLVTLISGIVTHKRIFADFFTFRRDKAPRRSWLDAHNVTGVLALPFHVMITYTGIITLATFYMPWGVNTAYKGNAQTFFTEANWITTPRPPAKQAAALAPLGPIVARAVAARPEPLERLTIVNPGDANATVVAVFEEPHGLSHEHPQIAFDGVSGAILEVRDGGLKPAAKTFTVMTGLHEAHFAGTLLRLVFFLCGIMGCAMVATGVVLWSLARLPKAGERPFFGLRLVQALNVGSIAGLPAAIACFFIANRLLPVGLAGREDWEIRVFFGAWIVAALVPLVRPQRRAWCEGLAAVSVLCVAVVAADILTIPGHPLRLAGGDPLFVWFDGAMLLLAMLFAVAARKILRYEAPKRAAKPAPVPASPARQPARRPEPTHA, encoded by the coding sequence ATGAAGGGAAGCTTCCGCCAGTCGATGGCGTGGCTGCACACGTGGTCCGGCCTGATCGTGGGCTGGGTGCTGTTCGCGATCTTCGTCACCGGCACCGCGAGCTACTACCGGCCGGACATCTCCCGCTGGATGCGCCCCGAATTCACGCGAGCCGAGCCGCTGGAGGCTGCCGCCCTCGGGGCGGCGGCCGAGCATGCGGTGGCCTATCTCGGCCAGCACGCGACCAAGGCCCGAACCTGGTTCGTCGGCCTGCCGCAGCCCGACAACCCGGTGCTCGACCTGTTCTGGCGCACCCGGCCGGGCGAGCGTCCGGGCCACGTCCTGCTCGATCCGCGGACCGGAACCGAGTCCACCGTGCGCGATACGCAAGGGGGCGACTTCCTCTACCGCTTCCATTTCGAGCTGCACATGCCGCCGCTCTGGGGGCGCTGGGTCGTCGGGTTCTGCGCGATGATCATGCTGGTGACGCTGATCTCCGGCATCGTCACCCACAAGCGGATCTTTGCCGACTTCTTCACCTTCCGCCGCGACAAGGCGCCCCGGCGCAGTTGGCTCGACGCCCACAACGTCACCGGCGTGCTGGCGCTGCCGTTCCACGTGATGATCACCTATACCGGGATCATCACCCTCGCGACGTTCTACATGCCCTGGGGCGTGAACACCGCCTACAAGGGCAACGCCCAGACCTTCTTCACCGAGGCGAACTGGATCACGACGCCGCGCCCGCCCGCGAAGCAGGCCGCCGCGCTCGCCCCGCTCGGGCCGATCGTGGCGCGGGCGGTCGCGGCCCGGCCGGAGCCGCTGGAGCGGCTCACGATCGTCAATCCGGGCGACGCCAACGCCACCGTGGTCGCGGTGTTCGAGGAGCCGCACGGCCTCTCGCACGAGCATCCGCAGATCGCCTTCGACGGGGTGAGCGGCGCGATCCTCGAGGTCCGCGACGGCGGCCTCAAGCCCGCGGCCAAGACCTTCACGGTGATGACCGGCCTGCACGAGGCGCATTTCGCCGGCACCCTGCTGCGGCTGGTATTCTTCCTGTGCGGGATCATGGGCTGCGCCATGGTCGCGACCGGCGTCGTGCTCTGGTCGCTGGCCCGCCTGCCGAAGGCGGGGGAGCGGCCCTTCTTCGGCCTGCGGCTGGTCCAGGCGCTGAATGTCGGCAGCATCGCCGGCCTGCCGGCGGCCATCGCCTGCTTCTTCATCGCCAACCGGCTCCTGCCCGTCGGCCTCGCCGGGCGCGAGGATTGGGAGATCCGCGTCTTCTTCGGCGCCTGGATCGTCGCGGCCCTGGTGCCGCTCGTCCGTCCGCAGCGCCGGGCGTGGTGCGAGGGTCTGGCCGCCGTGTCGGTGCTCTGCGTCGCGGTGGTCGCAGCCGACATCCTGACGATCCCCGGCCATCCCCTGCGGCTGGCTGGCGGCGACCCGCTCTTCGTGTGGTTCGACGGGGCGATGCTGCTGCTCGCAATGCTGTTCGCCGTCGCCGCCCGCAAGATCCTGCGCTACGAGGCACCCAAGCGGGCTGCGAAGCCGGCCCCGGTTCCCGCCTCCCCCGCCCGCCAGCCCGCGCGGCGCCCTGAGCCGACCCACGCATGA
- a CDS encoding thermonuclease family protein → MSLTATILLIYAACLAGTIVSPARSNGDRPPEGPGPRRLLAALLVPALALLAGFQVAPARAGEATPATVSGPATVIDGSTIEIGGRRLRLHGIDAPDLDQICFDGHERGYPCGRVAAAALAARIGSDALACEPRAAADGRAGVVCRLGEDDLAAWMVASGYAVADRSVSADYADQDRRAWGRRLGLWSGVFELPAERRRVLRASAGL, encoded by the coding sequence ATGTCGCTCACCGCCACCATCCTGCTGATCTACGCGGCCTGCCTCGCCGGCACCATCGTCAGCCCCGCCCGATCCAATGGGGATCGTCCCCCGGAAGGGCCGGGCCCACGCCGCCTGCTCGCCGCGCTCCTCGTTCCCGCGCTGGCCCTGCTGGCCGGATTCCAGGTGGCCCCGGCCCGCGCGGGCGAGGCCACGCCCGCGACCGTAAGCGGCCCGGCCACGGTGATCGACGGGAGCACGATCGAGATCGGCGGCCGGCGCCTGCGCCTCCACGGCATCGACGCCCCCGACCTCGACCAGATCTGCTTCGACGGGCACGAGCGCGGCTATCCTTGCGGCCGCGTGGCTGCCGCCGCCCTGGCGGCGCGGATCGGGAGCGACGCTCTCGCCTGCGAGCCGCGCGCCGCCGCGGACGGCCGCGCCGGCGTCGTGTGTCGCCTCGGGGAGGATGATCTCGCTGCCTGGATGGTCGCCAGCGGATACGCTGTGGCCGACCGCAGCGTCTCGGCCGACTACGCCGACCAAGACCGCCGCGCCTGGGGCCGCCGTCTCGGCCTGTGGTCCGGGGTGTTCGAACTGCCCGCGGAGCGCCGCCGGGTGCTCCGAGCGAGCGCCGGCCTGTGA
- a CDS encoding DUF3325 domain-containing protein produces the protein MTPLVLAVNLSLSFAGLAALCLSLNRHHAEVFERKAERAAMLRLRLFGWLAIALSLVVAGLWEGWAFGPVQWIGALTGAALGLVLLLSYRPRYVAPAALAALVAAALPLAVLAAAA, from the coding sequence ATGACGCCCCTCGTCCTGGCCGTGAACCTGTCCTTGAGCTTCGCCGGCCTCGCCGCCCTCTGCCTCAGCCTGAACCGGCACCACGCGGAGGTCTTCGAGCGCAAGGCGGAGCGGGCGGCGATGCTGCGCCTGCGTCTCTTCGGCTGGCTCGCGATCGCCCTGTCCCTGGTCGTCGCGGGGCTGTGGGAGGGCTGGGCCTTCGGCCCCGTGCAGTGGATCGGCGCGCTCACCGGGGCGGCGCTCGGACTGGTTCTGCTCCTCTCCTACCGCCCGCGCTACGTCGCCCCCGCCGCGCTCGCCGCCCTCGTCGCGGCGGCCCTGCCGCTGGCGGTTCTCGCCGCCGCGGCCTGA
- a CDS encoding response regulator, with protein sequence MPCLSEPTDPSSARRILVVEDECFVRMVAVDMLEDAGLPVAEAPDADAALQLLEGRAQAFGALFTDIDMPGSMDGLTLAARVRARWPHIRLVVTSGRVRPRADDLPDAGFLPKPYCRSDLLGALGQAA encoded by the coding sequence ATGCCCTGTCTGTCCGAGCCGACCGATCCGTCCTCCGCGCGCCGCATCCTCGTCGTCGAGGACGAGTGCTTCGTGCGCATGGTGGCCGTGGACATGCTGGAGGATGCCGGCCTGCCGGTGGCCGAAGCGCCGGACGCCGACGCGGCCCTGCAACTCCTGGAGGGGAGGGCGCAGGCCTTCGGCGCCCTGTTCACCGACATCGACATGCCGGGCTCGATGGACGGGCTGACCCTGGCTGCGCGGGTGCGGGCGCGCTGGCCGCATATCCGCCTCGTCGTCACCTCGGGCCGGGTCCGGCCGCGCGCCGACGATTTGCCCGATGCGGGTTTCCTGCCGAAGCCCTATTGCCGCTCCGACCTGCTCGGCGCCCTCGGCCAGGCCGCCTGA
- a CDS encoding PepSY domain-containing protein — MFPFPLRPFLLALVALIPALSAGPLGAVPARADDDGERARRALERGEIRPLDAVLAAARAAVPGDVVALDLKRDDGRWLYKLRILGTDGRRRDVKIDASSLKLLDVDDDD, encoded by the coding sequence ATGTTCCCTTTCCCGCTTCGCCCGTTCCTTCTCGCGCTCGTCGCGCTGATCCCGGCCCTGAGTGCCGGGCCTCTGGGCGCCGTGCCCGCGCGGGCCGACGACGACGGCGAGCGGGCGCGCCGCGCCCTGGAGCGCGGCGAGATCCGCCCCCTCGATGCCGTCCTGGCCGCCGCCCGCGCCGCCGTGCCGGGGGACGTGGTGGCGCTCGACCTCAAGCGCGACGACGGGCGCTGGCTCTACAAGCTGCGCATCCTCGGCACCGACGGGCGCCGCCGCGACGTGAAGATCGATGCCAGTTCCCTCAAGCTCCTCGACGTGGACGACGATGACTGA
- a CDS encoding HAMP domain-containing sensor histidine kinase encodes MNSGSLRLRLGLAAAGLIALALVLAGIGLTLIFDRVLDARTADGLDRTAKLIAGQVALAPDGAPTLPREPPDSRFSTPYGGLYWQVERAGGTALRSRSLWDRSLGTLPDTSEEPAVGDLAGPDGGRLIAVTRRVSIPGHGGAVALAVTVAEDRRDLAQSRATFLRLLVPSLGALFAALTLAMSLFVRRALAPFRTLRADLAAIHAGTQARLPDTFPEEVRPLVADLNRLLDAQERDLERARTGAGDMAHGLKTPLAVLDALARRTEAADPTLAAEIAEQAHAMGRQVERTLARARAASGGLRRRACPVGPALGRIVGALKRLPEGEALRWEIAVPENLAFPGDEGDLTEILGNLLDNARKWAHRRIRVSGRAEGGEHRLVLEDDGPGMSEAAIAGIARGRRWDETRPGTGFGIAIARDLAEGVGARMRLSRSELGGLRVEMSWPVPAA; translated from the coding sequence GTGAACAGCGGCTCGCTGCGCCTGCGGCTCGGGCTCGCCGCCGCCGGGCTGATCGCCCTGGCGCTGGTGCTGGCCGGGATCGGGCTGACGCTGATCTTCGACCGGGTGCTCGACGCCCGCACCGCCGACGGCCTCGACCGCACTGCCAAGCTCATCGCCGGGCAGGTCGCCCTGGCGCCGGACGGGGCCCCGACCCTGCCGCGCGAGCCGCCGGATTCGCGCTTCTCGACGCCCTATGGCGGCCTCTATTGGCAAGTCGAGCGTGCCGGCGGCACCGCCCTGCGCTCGCGCTCGCTCTGGGACCGGAGCCTCGGCACGCTTCCCGACACATCGGAGGAGCCGGCGGTCGGCGACCTCGCCGGGCCGGACGGCGGCCGGCTCATCGCCGTGACCCGGCGGGTCTCGATTCCGGGCCACGGCGGCGCGGTGGCGCTCGCCGTCACGGTGGCCGAGGATCGCCGCGACCTCGCCCAGAGCCGCGCCACCTTCCTGCGCCTGCTGGTGCCCTCGCTCGGCGCGCTGTTCGCGGCTCTGACGCTCGCCATGTCGCTGTTCGTGCGCCGGGCACTGGCACCCTTCCGGACCCTGCGGGCGGATCTCGCCGCGATCCATGCCGGGACGCAGGCGCGGCTGCCCGACACCTTTCCCGAGGAGGTGCGCCCGCTGGTGGCCGATCTCAACCGCCTGCTCGACGCCCAGGAGCGCGACCTGGAGCGGGCGCGCACGGGCGCCGGCGACATGGCCCACGGCCTCAAGACCCCGCTGGCGGTGCTCGACGCGCTGGCCCGCCGCACGGAAGCCGCCGACCCCACCCTGGCGGCGGAGATCGCCGAGCAGGCGCACGCCATGGGCCGGCAGGTCGAGCGCACGCTCGCCCGGGCGCGGGCGGCCTCGGGGGGGCTGCGGCGGCGCGCCTGCCCGGTCGGACCGGCACTGGGACGGATCGTCGGCGCCCTCAAGCGCCTGCCCGAGGGCGAGGCCCTGCGCTGGGAGATCGCGGTCCCGGAAAACCTCGCCTTCCCCGGCGACGAGGGCGACCTCACCGAGATCCTGGGCAACCTCCTCGACAACGCCCGCAAATGGGCCCACCGCCGCATCCGCGTCTCGGGACGCGCGGAGGGGGGCGAACACCGTCTGGTGCTGGAGGATGACGGCCCCGGCATGAGCGAGGCCGCAATCGCCGGCATCGCCCGCGGCCGGCGCTGGGACGAGACCCGGCCCGGCACGGGCTTCGGCATCGCCATCGCCCGCGACCTCGCGGAGGGTGTCGGCGCGCGGATGCGCCTCAGCCGCTCCGAACTCGGCGGCCTTCGGGTGGAGATGAGCTGGCCGGTTCCGGCGGCCTGA